The following DNA comes from Rhodanobacteraceae bacterium.
AGTTTCGACGGCGCCCGCCTCGGCAGCGCCACCACCGACGTCTACCACGCCGGCGCCAGCAGCGCCCACTGGCGCCGCGGCCCGGTCGCGATCGAACCGCTGTCCGAGGTGGTGGTGCATCCGCTGCAGTATTGATGGGGTTGAACGAGGGCACGAGGGCGGGAGGGCACGAGGGCACGGTAGAGCGAGGCCGGGCACGGGGCACGGGACTCGGGACGACCCGCCGTCGCGGGTCCGAGCTTGCTCGGATGCGCCTGCTGTTGCTGTGGAGGGCGCCGCGCCGCGGCGCCGCTTTCCGGCGCGTGAAGATCAACAGCGGCCGCGCAGGCGCGCGTCCCTCCACAACAGCGCCAAAGCCCGTAGCCTCTCCCGTGCCCCGTGCCCCGCGCCCCGCTCCAGCCGCTACACTCAGGCACCCGAAGTCCTGTCGGAGTCGCCATGCAAACGCTGCTCGACCAACTGGAACGGAGCATCGCCGATGCGGTGCTGAGCTCGGCCGAGAAGCGCGCACTGGCCGCGGCGCTGCACGAGCGGCCGCTGCGCATCGAACAACTGCGGCAACTGCGCAACCACAGTTTCGATCTGGTGCTGCAGCGCAGTCGCGATCCTGCCCAGGCGGTGCTGATGCCGGAGTTGATCAAATGGCTGGGCGAAGTGGTCAAGGTGGTGGATCAGGCGGCGGCCCAGGTGGCGGTCGATACCCGGGTCTGGTTCAGCCCCGGCGATGACTGTCGCGATGCCGTGATCCGGCATTTCCAGTCCTGTCGCAAACAGGTCGATGTCTGCGTGTTCACCATCGCCGACAATGACATCAGCGCCGCCATCATCGCGGCCCATCAGCGTGGCGTGGCCGTGCGCGTGATCAGCGACAACCACAAGCGCCATGATGCCGGCAGCGATATTGACCGCATGGTCGAGAGCGGCATCGAGGTGGTGCTGGATGACAGCGATGCCCACATGCACCACAAGTTCGCGCTCTTCGATGGCCGCTGGTTGCTCAACGGCAGTTTCAACTGGACTCGCAGCGCCAGCCGCGCCAATGACGAGAATCTGGTGGTCACCAACGACCCCAAGCAACTGCGACTGTTCGGCGCGCAGTTCGAGGGGTTGTGGGAGCGGCTGGCCTGACAATCCGCGCCAGGCCGAGGGTGCTCGCCTTTGTGGGTCCAGACTTGTCTGGACGCTCTTGATTCGGGAGCCTGGACGCGACCTGTAGGTCCAGACCTGTCTGAACACTTATGCACTTGGGTCATGCGAAAGGCGTCCCGATGAATCTGGACCCACAATTGCAAGTCCTTTGCGACAATGGACACCCATCAACCCGGGAGACCAGCCATGCCGCGCTTCGTCAAATGTGGATTGATCCAGACCTCGCTCGCCGGCTCTGCCGAGGACTCGCTGGCGCAGATTCGCGAGGCCAACATCGCCCGCACGCTGGAATTTGTTGACCAGGCCGGTGCGGCCGGGGTGCAGATCCTGTGCATGCAGGAGATCTTCACCGGGCCCTATTTCTGCGCCGAGCAGCACCCGCGCTGGTATGCCTCGGCCGAGCGCATTCCCGATGGTCCCACGGTGCAGCTGATGCAGGAGAAGGCGCGACAGCATCAGATGGTGATCGTGGTGCCGATCTACGAGGAGGATGGCCCGGGCATCTACTACAACACCGCTGCAGTCATCGATGCCGATGGGCGTTATCTGGGCAAGTACCGCAAGAACCATATTCCGCACTGCGCGCCCGGCTTCTGGGAGAAGTTCTATTTCCGCCCCGGCAACCTCGGCTATCCGGTATTCGACACCGCCTACGCCAGGGTCGGCGTCT
Coding sequences within:
- a CDS encoding nuclease, with protein sequence MQTLLDQLERSIADAVLSSAEKRALAAALHERPLRIEQLRQLRNHSFDLVLQRSRDPAQAVLMPELIKWLGEVVKVVDQAAAQVAVDTRVWFSPGDDCRDAVIRHFQSCRKQVDVCVFTIADNDISAAIIAAHQRGVAVRVISDNHKRHDAGSDIDRMVESGIEVVLDDSDAHMHHKFALFDGRWLLNGSFNWTRSASRANDENLVVTNDPKQLRLFGAQFEGLWERLA
- a CDS encoding acyltransferase, whose product is MPRFVKCGLIQTSLAGSAEDSLAQIREANIARTLEFVDQAGAAGVQILCMQEIFTGPYFCAEQHPRWYASAERIPDGPTVQLMQEKARQHQMVIVVPIYEEDGPGIYYNTAAVIDADGRYLGKYRKNHIPHCAPGFWEKFYFRPGNLGYPVFDTAYARVGVYICYDRHFPEGARALGLNGAEIVFNPSATVAGLSEYLWKLEQPAHAVANAYFIGAINRVGIEAPWNIGEFYGQSYFCDPRGQMLAVGSRDQSELIVADLDLEQIREVRNIWAFYRDRRPDSYGDLVKP